DNA sequence from the Caretta caretta isolate rCarCar2 chromosome 23, rCarCar1.hap1, whole genome shotgun sequence genome:
GGGgtgcagcccccctgcttcctTGCTGTGGAGCCGAGAGggatggggtggctggcaggccgccccctccccagcaagGGGTGGGGCGGTGTCATGGGGGATGGCTGACAACAATGGGGATAATTAGCTCCTGCTCCCAGTATGTCAAGAATGCCTCCCCCGCATGCCCAGCGCTGCCTGCcgccctccaccccacctcctggcacacgaccccccccccccccccagctttgaggGGGACCCAGCCCTCTGCAGAGGTAGAGCTGGCCtgtggtgaggggtggggggggcgcacCGTGGGGCGCTCTCCCTGGCACTCATGGCTGGGGGGTGCTgtcccctggcgggccgggcgtGGGGCAGCATcgtgctgtggggagcagaggtTCCCCTGCAGTCGTTGCCAGCCACTCCTCTTCAATGATTATGCTGTGTTATGTGCAGCcattccccagctgccctgccccagaagtggctgcatctcagcgccgagCGAGCAGTCCTTGTGTGACGTTATGTGCGGCTGttccccaactcctccccccccccaccccagcattcCCTCACCCCTGTTTTTCTGCACCCTGCTCTTCCCTGGAGCAGTCTCTGCTCATCAACTGTCTCTGCTCAGCAGCTGGCTTGGGGGGGAGAGTTGTGGCAGCTGGCGGGGTGTGAACGGGGAGGGGGCGCGGTGACCCGCTTCCCGCCTGACTCATTCCAGCTAGAGAGTGGGCGAGGGAACACGAGGCAAAGCCAGGCATCCCGGAGcagggctccagccctgcagcactcccctcccagggccagggagagaacccaggagtcctgactcccagcccccccacacccactaggccccactcccctcttgaagttggggagagaacccaggagtcctggctccctacactcccacccccaaccccccagccctgctgatggTTCCAGGCAGGGTTGCCTGGGGTGCGAGGGGTCTGGTGGCTAATGGGGTGGGGCCAGATGCGGGCAGGTGCCAGATCATGGGAATTGCCAGTGCGGACAGATTGGGGGTGGGTGGCTGTCGCACTGGGGTGCAGCCACGGGGCTGGGGGTCACAGAAAGAGGCAGCAGAGTGGGGGTCTGGGAGTGTCACAGCTGCTATGGGAGGGTCGCAGGCACGGGCAGTTGAGCACCAGATTGGAGGGCCCCTGAGGGGTTGGGGGGTCAGAGAGGGAGGCTAGATTGGGGGgaatctgtggggtgggggggctgtaaGGTCAGGGGGCAGcgagggggggagggcagggcgaTTCCCCTGGGAAGTTGCGAGTGCCCTGAGTGCTGTGGGGGGGCGGCATGGGTAGGctgacccctctctgccccccagaaccctgaCTACCATGGCTTCGACGCGGACCCCGTGGTGGACGTATGGAACATGCGTCTGGCCTTCTTCTTCGGGATCTCCCTCTGCATTGTGGTGGGGTCCACCTTCGTGCACTACCTGCCGGACCACGGGTGAGTGGGGGGCGCAGGGCAGGACCCCGGGGCCCCACAGCGCCTGCCCCGAGAACAGGGGTGCCTCAGAACCAGACCCCATGTGGAAGAGCAGCGGGAGAggggggctagtggttagggcgggggctgggagccaggactcctgggttctctccctggctctgggaggggagcagggtctggtaGGTTAGAGTGGTGggatctgggagccaggactcctgggttctctgagGGGCAGGGCTCATTACACGGCTGGGCCACAGGAGCTCTCAGCTTTGCGAGcagacaggagcagcagcaacgTAAGTTGCTTTTATTCCGCTGGCTCCAAGTgcgtcagcagcccccccttccccccacacatcAGAGCGTCTGGCCCCCCTCCGCCCCTTGCCTGCAGCTCCGACGTGGGGCTATCTATATCACAGGGCTAAATATACCACCttggctggcaggcaggcaggcaagagCTGACCggctcccctgcacccccacaccccattgtggagctagggggcactgtgctgcggggcgggggggctggattgggggtgctctcccctggcagtcagggcagGCGctatggggtgcagggggctcgcCAGGGGCTGTTAGCCATGAAGCCTTGTATTCTGGCCGAATCCCTgtgggtctagtggttggagcggtgggggctgggagccaggactcctgggttctcttcctggctctgggaggggagtggggtctgctggttagagcgggggggtgggctgggagccaggactgacTCCTCCTCCATCTCCCGGCTGTGCTGATGGCACATGTCCtcactgggggaggggtggtccTGTATCTGGAGAGTGGGGGCCAAGAAATCAGCGCCACAAATGTCccaagccccacagccccctcagctaGGCTGGGAGGAGCCTGGGCTGGGCCCCTGGCTGAGACCACCGCCCGTGGGCTTAGTGAGCGGCTGCCCGGGCTGGGAACTGCCTGTCTCACGTCAGCTGATTCCTCATGGGTGAGTTCTCGCCCGCTCTGTCCAGCTCCCGGCGCGGAGAGCGATATGCAGCCCAGCTCTGCTAGGGCCACCGGTGCCAACCCTCAGCTCCCTCCTAGCCCATCCCTgggtcccccagccctgctggtgcccctcactcccgacccacagcccccagctagcccagccctgggaccccCACCAGCCCTGCCGTGCCCCTCACTcgcgacctgcagccccctgctagcccacccCCCTTAGTTTCTGTATCTCCGTTCTCGGTGCTGAAGCTGACTTTacgcgccccccctccccccccggccctgctggGTGTGTGCTCCCGCCCCCATGGATGGCGGAACGTGgctgcccccacacacacttggtcGGGGGGCTGCCGGACGGTTGTGTGCTGGGGCTGCTCCCACCAGCCACCCCGCGGGCTGCCAGGTTCTTTCAGGCGCCGATCCAGTGCCTTGGCCCTGCCCTCACCTCTGCCCGCCgccagctgggctcctggggccttggcatgggagctgcatgggggtggggaatgggacagggGGTGCTGGACCCCCAGTTctcaccccctctctccccagcatgCGGAAGTGGGCGCGCCGGGAGGCCGAGCAGATGGTGAAGGAACGCGAGCGGCTGGGGCTGCCCATCCTGGACTCCAATTACTTCGACCCCAGCAAGCTGGTGCTGCCGGACGAGGAGTGAGGGGGGCTGAGCCGGCGCCCCCTGGCCCCCCAGGGCTGTTTGAATAAACCTGCTGAGCCACCGCGCCCTGCCTCCGTCCATCTGtctatggggcagggagggagggggcttgtGGGGTGacaggggagccaggactcctgggttccatccccagagCCCACTGACTGTGGCtggccctggtgggggggggctctgacCTTCGCGGGCTCAGACCCAGACGGCCCAAGTTCTGGCTCTAGCCGTGTGCCCTCTTCCACGGGCGCAGCTGtggggctgttccccagctgccctgccccagaagtggctgcatcttgGTGCTGGGTGAGCTGTCCCTGTGAGCACCGtgcaggggcaggcaggaggtggcCGTGGCTGGGGTGAACGGCTCTTTGGAACTGGGCGGGAGGCCAACCTAGGATCTCCAGGAACGACCCAGCTGGTGGTCTGGGCCCCcctacccctccctgccccatagcCAGCCATGCACCTCTTCTACAGCTGGCTCTGTGTCCCCCACCATCCCCTCTGTCTGCTGacaccccttctgccccccccagctACCTGTCTCTACAggcgcccctccctgccagctgccTGTGTGAcccactccctgctcctccccctggtTTGGCCAGCTGACATTCTCCCaaggggggaaactgagtcatgaaGAGCAGGTGAGAGTCAACTACACaagagtcctgcctcccagcccgccccacccctgagctggggagagaacccaggagtccggacttccCCCCTCAGGAGAGGTTCTGCCATTTCTCTGAGCCGCGGCTTCATGCGTCACCGCTGGCTCTGCCCTCGTTTGGTGCTAACTGCCGCAGCTGTTCCCAGCCCGGGGCGAGCAGTCCCCCAGCGCGGTTATAGCGGGCTGTTCCCCagtggccctgccccagaggtggctgcatctccacCCGGGCACGCCACCCCCTGCAGCCTTACCTGGGGCTGTTCCCAGCTGCTCCACCCTGGAGGTGGGTGTGGCCCAGAACCACCTCCAGTCCGCCCAGGTGTGGGGCCTGGCCCTGGCCAAGGGGGgtagctgtgggggtggggggtgagagtcATCCTGGGCTGGGCCATGTGGGAATCGGTGCCTGGAGGGGGGGTGGGTAGAGCTTGTCCCTGTTAACCCCAtgtggggtgctgggggacaGGCCCCCCCTTGGGGATTCTGGGCCCCCTGGGCCAGGCAAAGTGGAGTTACCCTGATCCCGGTCAGCacagctgggagggggtggggggagcccggggctgcgggtcaggggtggggggcaccagaagagctggcgggggggggggggtgttgcagaCTCTCAAGTCCGGAGCGAGACGTTTCCTTCTCCGTGTCTGCGGCAGACACTGAAATATTCATGGGGAACCGAATCCCCCGCGGGGCGATGGCTCCATcaggccagcccccccccccataacccacccctgggccccccccagctctgccagtgcccctcgctcctgaccccccagctccccataACCCACCCCTAGGGCCCCCCAGCTCCGCCAGTGCCCCTCGCTCCTGACCCGCAGCTCCCCCATAACCCACCCCTGGGGTGCCCCCCAGCTCCGCTAGTGCCCCTCGCTCCTGACCCGCAGCTCCCCGCtagcccagtcccccccccccccgtcctgccgatgcccctcactcccgactcgcagcccccagccctgggctcccaggccCCCACGCTGTAACCACTAGCGTCCCGTCCCCACCCATAtcaggggagagaacccaggagtcctggctcccccccgccctcctcttGCCGACCTATTTCTCTCGCTCTCTCCCGTGCGCTCCGCCCCGCGCGgctccgggctgggctgggctcagagTCCCCGGCGGATCCGGGCAGGCAGGAGCCGGGAGCCTGGAGCCGGGCTCCGGACATGGCCCCCTGCCCCTGCGAGCGGCGGTGACTGGACCTAGCCCCAGGTGAAGcgtggggaggggagccaggactcctgggttctctccccggtttggggagggggactggctgggagccaggactcctgggttctctccccgggtcggggaggagagtggggtctagtggttagagcagggggctgggagccgggactcctgggttctctccccggctcggcgaggagagtggggtctagtggttagagcagggggctgggagccgggactcctgggttctctccccggctcggggaggagagtggggtctagtggttagagcagggggctgggagccgggactcctgggttctctccccggctcggggaggagagtggggtcaagtggttagagcagggggctgggagccgggactcctgggttctctccccggctcggggaggagagtggggtctagtggttaaagcagggggctgggagccgggactcctgggttctctccctggctcgggaggggagcagggtctagtggttacatgGGGGGGAAGGTTGCTGTTGTCTCTGTGGGGTGGCAGCTCTAGGCACATTCTGCTTGGAAGGGAACCAGCCggtgaagtttggcaaagttagaaGGGGCTGAAGGTTGGCCCCCTGCAAAGGGGAtctgggctggccccagggcagcgctagggggcgctgtgctgtggggctgggctgagcaggggGCTTCCTCTCTCCCCTGGCACTCAGGGCCGGGCATTGCGGGGGCTCCATGCTGCGGGGAGCaggatgggggggctgggcagggggctttCTCCCTTAGCAGTAAGGGCTGGGCACTTGGGGGGCAccgtgctggggggcggggggttgggcagggggcgctctccccaggcCTGTCAGGGCCGGGTGCTGGTGGGGGActtacgtgggggggggggggactcccCGATTTTACTCACTGACGCCAGCGGCTCTTGCTTGCCAACAGGTGATCTGGGCATTTTCAGTTCTCAGCCTCTGCCCCGACCCTTTTGCCCTgctctgtgtgagtgtgtgtgagtgtgtgtgagtgtgtgtaggCGCCTTCTGCTGGAGGGGCCAGGCCCTGCGCTGTGTTGGGCTGCCCAGGTGTCGTGTGTCGTTATCTCCGTTTGCGTGTTTGCGACGATGTGCTGTGTGTGGCTCGGTGCACAACGGG
Encoded proteins:
- the NDUFB11 gene encoding NADH dehydrogenase [ubiquinone] 1 beta subcomplex subunit 11, mitochondrial isoform X1: MAALGRCARSLLLLRGSPARGARAGSGPGGGAAAAVVTPPPAARAPRQQQHEEEEEEDMVAALRKNPDYHGFDADPVVDVWNMRLAFFFGISLCIVVGSTFVHYLPDHGMRKWARREAEQMVKERERLGLPILDSNYFDPSKLVLPDEE
- the NDUFB11 gene encoding NADH dehydrogenase [ubiquinone] 1 beta subcomplex subunit 11, mitochondrial isoform X2; amino-acid sequence: MAALGRCARSLLLLRGSPRQQQHEEEEEEDMVAALRKNPDYHGFDADPVVDVWNMRLAFFFGISLCIVVGSTFVHYLPDHGMRKWARREAEQMVKERERLGLPILDSNYFDPSKLVLPDEE